A window of Streptomyces sp. SAI-127 contains these coding sequences:
- a CDS encoding substrate-binding and VWA domain-containing protein, whose amino-acid sequence MGRHSLPDQYGAGGSDPRPRARRRTVAIATVLVLTVAGGTAAAVQGGLLSFGSSCRDEAVRLKLAASPDVAPALRSAAERAHDENLTSDGRCVDITVTARESYKVRDTLAAGKDPGVQVWVPDSDVWVEQISADGDATEVARVGNVASSPVGMAMVPTAAKSLGWPKKTYDWLGLAGATLRDDSLKLGAADPARSATGLLALTRLTSAAGQAAGGETQAAAMMKTLSQRISDSDGQLVETLPRDSSGTEQGNPKRNQALVLSEQAAFAHNSSAEAGDGLDFFYPKDGSPRLNYPYALVDGARLTTDESRAAIRFMTYLRKPEQEQLLTDRGFRTSDDQVSKTLVAKAGGEVPQPYTEPAGEPASAAALQEALGTWTITVQSARITTVVDASSSMSEAVPGTGRSRMDVTKASLLQALATFTQEDEIGLWKFSTKLDGDKDYKVLVPTDRLGASADGAGTQRERLSAAFGGLEPVPGGATGLYDTTLAAYEAATSSYAEGKFNALVVLTDGVNQDPGSISRGALVSELEKLSRPERPVPLIVIAVGPDADRAEAEQLAEATGGSGQQVNDPAQIHTVILKAIVAAGAQGGSAGD is encoded by the coding sequence ATGGGACGTCACAGCTTGCCCGATCAGTATGGGGCGGGCGGCAGCGACCCCCGTCCACGCGCGCGCCGCCGTACCGTGGCCATCGCGACGGTCCTCGTCCTGACCGTCGCCGGCGGTACGGCCGCCGCCGTCCAGGGCGGCCTGCTCTCCTTCGGCTCCTCCTGCCGGGACGAGGCGGTACGGCTCAAACTCGCCGCCTCCCCCGATGTCGCCCCCGCCCTGCGCAGCGCTGCCGAGCGGGCCCACGACGAGAACCTCACCTCCGACGGGCGGTGCGTCGACATCACGGTGACCGCGCGCGAGTCGTACAAGGTCAGGGACACCCTCGCGGCCGGCAAGGACCCCGGCGTGCAGGTGTGGGTGCCGGACTCGGACGTGTGGGTGGAGCAGATCTCCGCGGACGGCGACGCGACGGAGGTGGCCCGGGTCGGCAACGTGGCCTCCAGCCCGGTGGGGATGGCGATGGTGCCGACCGCCGCGAAGTCGCTGGGCTGGCCGAAGAAGACGTACGACTGGCTCGGACTCGCGGGCGCCACCCTGCGGGACGACTCCCTCAAGCTGGGCGCCGCCGACCCCGCGCGCAGCGCGACCGGGCTGCTCGCCCTCACCCGGCTCACCAGTGCGGCGGGCCAGGCCGCGGGCGGGGAGACGCAGGCCGCGGCGATGATGAAGACGCTCTCGCAGCGCATCTCCGACAGCGACGGCCAGCTCGTGGAGACGCTGCCGCGAGACTCCTCGGGCACCGAGCAGGGCAATCCGAAGCGCAATCAGGCGCTGGTCCTGTCCGAGCAGGCGGCGTTCGCCCACAACTCCTCGGCGGAGGCCGGGGACGGGCTGGACTTCTTCTATCCCAAGGACGGTTCACCGCGGCTGAACTACCCCTACGCGCTGGTCGACGGGGCCCGACTGACCACCGACGAGAGCCGCGCGGCGATCCGCTTCATGACCTACCTGCGCAAGCCCGAGCAGGAACAGCTGCTGACGGACCGGGGGTTCCGCACCTCCGACGACCAGGTGTCGAAGACGCTGGTCGCGAAGGCCGGTGGCGAGGTGCCGCAGCCGTACACGGAACCCGCGGGCGAGCCCGCCTCGGCGGCGGCGCTCCAGGAGGCGCTCGGCACCTGGACGATCACCGTGCAGAGTGCGCGGATCACCACGGTCGTGGACGCCTCCTCCTCCATGTCGGAGGCCGTGCCGGGCACCGGCCGCTCCCGGATGGACGTCACCAAGGCGTCCCTCCTCCAGGCCCTCGCGACCTTCACCCAGGAGGACGAGATCGGCCTGTGGAAGTTCTCCACCAAGCTCGACGGCGACAAGGACTACAAGGTCCTGGTACCGACGGACCGTCTGGGCGCCAGCGCGGACGGGGCCGGCACCCAGAGAGAGCGGCTGTCGGCGGCGTTCGGCGGCCTGGAGCCGGTGCCGGGCGGAGCGACGGGGTTGTACGACACCACGCTCGCCGCGTACGAGGCGGCGACCTCCTCCTACGCCGAGGGCAAGTTCAACGCGCTGGTCGTGCTGACCGACGGGGTCAACCAGGACCCCGGCAGCATCTCGCGCGGAGCGCTGGTCTCCGAACTGGAGAAACTCTCCCGTCCCGAACGCCCGGTACCCCTGATCGTGATCGCGGTGGGACCCGACGCCGACCGCGCGGAGGCCGAGCAGCTCGCCGAGGCCACCGGCGGTTCCGGCCAGCAGGTCAACGACCCCGCCCAGATCCACACGGTGATCCTGAAGGCGATCGTGGCCGCGGGCGCCCAGGGCGGCAGCGCCGGCGACTGA
- a CDS encoding type II CAAX endopeptidase family protein, with protein MQAEEGAVADSFPQRALSRRFFRDETLLVLGLSLGASGVSALISFVGSVTKPGGLKDQAATLNASAAPGRPWLDLAWQLFGIASALVPVLLVAHLLLREGQSLRTLGFDRTRPGPDLARGAGIAAVIGSTGIAFYLAARGLGFNLTVVPEALPDVWWKYPVLILSAMQNAILEEVIVVGYLLRRLHQLGWTPGTALVASSVLRGSYHLYQGIGGFIGNMVMGVVFVYLYRRWGRVGPLVVAHSLLDIGAFVGYALLAGKVGWLPTA; from the coding sequence GTGCAGGCGGAGGAAGGGGCAGTGGCCGATTCTTTTCCGCAGAGGGCGCTCTCACGGAGATTTTTCCGTGACGAGACGCTGCTCGTTCTGGGGCTTTCGCTCGGTGCGAGCGGTGTGTCCGCGCTGATCAGTTTTGTCGGGTCGGTCACCAAACCAGGGGGTCTCAAGGACCAGGCGGCGACCCTCAACGCCTCGGCCGCACCCGGCCGCCCCTGGCTGGATCTCGCCTGGCAGCTCTTCGGGATCGCGTCGGCCCTGGTGCCCGTGCTGCTCGTCGCGCACCTCCTGCTGCGCGAGGGGCAGAGCCTGAGAACCCTCGGCTTCGACCGCACCCGGCCCGGGCCCGACCTTGCCCGCGGGGCCGGGATAGCGGCCGTGATCGGCAGTACCGGTATCGCCTTCTACCTGGCCGCGCGTGGTCTGGGCTTCAACCTCACCGTGGTGCCCGAGGCGCTGCCCGACGTGTGGTGGAAGTACCCCGTGCTGATCCTCTCGGCGATGCAGAACGCGATCCTCGAAGAGGTGATCGTCGTCGGCTACCTGCTCCGCCGGCTCCACCAGCTGGGCTGGACCCCGGGCACCGCGCTGGTGGCCAGTTCCGTACTGCGCGGTAGCTACCACCTCTACCAGGGCATCGGCGGCTTCATCGGCAACATGGTGATGGGCGTGGTGTTCGTCTACCTGTACCGCAGGTGGGGGCGTGTGGGCCCCCTGGTGGTGGCGCATTCCCTGCTCGACATCGGGGCGTTCGTGGGCTACGCGCTCCTCGCGGGCAAGGTGGGCTGGCTGCCGACCGCGTGA
- a CDS encoding PhzF family phenazine biosynthesis protein yields the protein MRIRIVDAFTARPFTGNPAGVLLLDDAFPDDNRLQNIALEVNHAETAFAHRLPGDDEADWALRWFTPATEVNMCGHATLATAHVLYSTGAHEGPVRFATRSGVLIATPGEDGSITLDFPTAPLTPVELPEGVDEALGAEPLTAFDTGPNIGDLLLELADEKTVHALRPDLKALAAYSERGIIATARAENPDLGYDFVSRCFFPNVGIDEDPVTGSAHTALAPYWSERLGRKDLTGLQASPRSGRVRTGLRGGRTLLTGSAVTVIEGELLA from the coding sequence ATGCGCATCCGAATCGTCGACGCCTTCACCGCCCGCCCCTTCACCGGAAACCCGGCCGGGGTCCTGCTCCTGGACGACGCCTTCCCGGACGACAACCGGCTCCAGAACATCGCCCTGGAGGTCAACCACGCCGAGACCGCCTTCGCCCACCGGCTCCCCGGGGACGACGAGGCCGACTGGGCGCTGCGTTGGTTCACGCCCGCCACCGAGGTGAACATGTGCGGCCACGCGACGCTCGCCACGGCCCACGTCCTGTACAGCACGGGCGCCCACGAGGGCCCCGTGCGGTTCGCCACCCGCAGCGGTGTGCTCATCGCGACACCGGGCGAGGACGGCTCGATCACCCTGGACTTCCCGACCGCCCCGCTGACGCCGGTCGAACTTCCCGAGGGGGTCGACGAGGCGCTGGGCGCCGAGCCGCTCACCGCCTTCGACACCGGCCCGAACATCGGCGACCTGCTGCTCGAACTGGCCGACGAGAAGACCGTCCACGCCCTGCGCCCCGACCTCAAGGCCCTGGCCGCCTATTCGGAGCGCGGCATCATCGCCACCGCCCGCGCCGAGAACCCGGACCTGGGCTACGACTTCGTCTCCCGCTGCTTCTTCCCGAACGTCGGCATCGACGAGGACCCGGTCACCGGCAGCGCCCACACCGCTCTGGCCCCCTACTGGTCGGAGCGTCTCGGCCGTAAGGATCTCACCGGGCTGCAGGCCTCGCCCCGCTCCGGCCGGGTCCGCACCGGGCTGCGCGGCGGGCGCACCCTGCTGACGGGCAGTGCGGTCACGGTCATCGAGGGCGAGCTGCTCGCCTGA